In one Oxyura jamaicensis isolate SHBP4307 breed ruddy duck chromosome 14, BPBGC_Ojam_1.0, whole genome shotgun sequence genomic region, the following are encoded:
- the C14H7orf50 gene encoding uncharacterized protein C7orf50 homolog isoform X3, which produces MNEPVLRVTGATDEEDLTPEERRKLERKLKKERKKEEKKLIREAGISTKKEEPKKLSGSELALAYLTSWSKNPEEWKFQKTRQTWLLLHMYDKEKVPDEYFTILLDYLQGLQGSARDTTVQKAEALMKELDGSDEEDPSMVEKSERIRQVLQLLS; this is translated from the exons ATGAATGAACCAGTGCTCAGAGTCACTGGA GCCACAGATGAAGAAGATCTTACcccagaagaaagaaggaaactggaaagaaaattgaaaaaagagcgcaagaaggaagaaaagaagctgaTAAGAGAAGCTGGAATCTCTACTAAAAAAGAAGAGCCTAAAAAGCTGTCAGGATCAGAGCTGGCTCTGGCCTATTTAACCAG CTGGTCTAAAAATCCAGAAGAATGGAAGTTtcaaaaaacaagacaaacctGGCTTCTCTTGCACATGTATGACAAAGAGAAG gttCCAGATGAGTATTTCACTATTTTACTGGATTATCTGCAGGGACTTCAAGGCAGCGCACGAGACACAACTGTGCAGAAAGCTGAAGCTCTTATGAAGGAGTTGGATGGGTCGGATGAAGAAGACCCAAGCATGGTGGAGAAGAGCGAGCGAATACGACAAGTTCTGCAACTGCTGTCCTGA